Sequence from the Catenuloplanes indicus genome:
CGCCGCGACCGTCGCATGATCCACGGCCGCTCACGCTACCGCCGCAGATGCCGGACCGAGCGGAACGCCCGCCCCGCGAGGAACGGGGATGGTTTCGACCTGGCGACCACAGACCGGCAGGGAGGAGCGCCAGCGACGACCGGTGCCCGCGCCGAGCATGCGGAACCCGGCCCGCCGGAAGCGGGAACATCCGCTTTTGCGGGGTTCAGGCGGACTCGCGGACGATCAATTCGGTGGGCAGCAGGACCGCGGGGCTGACCGGCTCGCCGGCCAGGATGATGAGCATCTGGCGGGCCAGCTGGCGGCCGAGGTCGACGATGGGCTGGCGGACGGTGGTCAGCGGCGGGTCGGTGAACTGGGCGATCTCGATGTCGTCGAAGCCGACCACGGCGACGTCGTCCGGAACGCGGCGGCCGGAGGCGCGCAGTGTGCGCAGGGCGCCGTGGGCCATCAGGTCGGAGGCGATGAAGACGGCGTCGAGGTCGGGGTCGGCGTCGAGGAGCGTGCGCATGGCGGCGGCGCCGGACTCGCGGGTGAAGTCGCCGTAGGCGATGCGCGGGAGCTGGCCGTCGGCCTCGACGGCGTCGCGGTACGCGGTGAGGCGGTCGACGCCGGCGATCATGTCCTGCGGGCCGGCGATGGTGGCGATCCGCCGGCGTCCGCCGGCGAGCAGGTGACGCATGGCGGAGGAGACGCCGGCGATGTGGTCGACGTCGACGTACGGCACGCCGCCGTGATTCTGCATGGGACGGCCGCTGCACACGACCGGGATGCCGAGCGCGGACAGTGCGGCCGGGAGCGGGTCGGCGCCGTGCATCGAGGCGAACATGACGCCGTCGACGTGGCCGGCCATCGCGTAGCGCTCGACGCGGCTGTGCCCGGCGGTGGAACCGGCCAGCATCAGGACCAGCTGGCGGTCCGCGGCCTCCAGCTCCTGGCTGACGCCGCGGATGATGCCGGGGAAGAACTGGTCGTCGGAGAAGACGCGGTTCGGCATCTCCGGCAGGATCAGCGCGATCGAGTCGGTGCGCTGGGTGACCAGGCTGCGGGCGGCCTGGTTGGGCACGTAGCCCATCTCGCGGACGGCGATCCTGACCTTCTCCTGAATGTCCTCGGCGACCGTGGTCGAGCCGTTGACCACCCGGGACACGGTCGCCCGTGACACGCCCGCCCGGCGGGCGACGGCCTCCAACGTGGGACGCTCCCGAGCCGCCGTCACGTGCGCACCCACTCTCTGCGGAAGGATCGTTGTCAGCGCTGCCCGTGCAGCCTACCGGCCCGGCGCTCGCGCGGAGGTCCCGCCGGGGCGTGCCCGGCGGGACCTCGGGGACAACGTCAGGACAGCGGCAACCGGATGATCGACTGGTTGCCGACGCCGAGCGTGGTGGGGCCGTTGCCGATCGCGCTCCACACCTCGACCCTGATCGTGCCGTTGCGCAGGTTGCCGAGCGTCCCGGTGGACGACGCCAGGCCGGCCGCCTGTGTGTAGTGCTCGTAGCCGCCGACCGGGTCGGTGGCGAAGTACCGGTAGGTCTCCACCCGGTCGAACGAGCCGTCGCCGGTGAGGTCGTAGGAGACCCGCAGCTGCGTGCCGTTGCCGACGTTCGTGCCCGCGTCCAGGAACAGATCAAAAGCGGTGCTGCCGCCGGTGTACGTGTTGGTGACGCCGGTCGCGGTGAACGTGACCGGATTCCGCGGCGTGCCGTCGTGGTTGCCGCCACCGGCCGAGCCGATCGACACCGTGCCCGCGCCCGCGGCCGTGCCGCTGAGCCCGCCGCCGGCCATCAGGTACCGGTTGGCCGCGCCCGTGGGCGGCGGCGTGGTCGGCGGCGGCGTGGTCGGGCCGCCGGTGGTCGGCTGCGGGGTGCCGCCCCCGCCGCTGCCGCCGGTCCACGACCAGGCACCGGTGGTCACGGTCTTGCCGGCCGGCACGGTGATCGTCGTACCGGTGGAGAAGGTGACCGTGACCGGGCTCGAGTTGATGTTCGAGGCCACGTACGTGCGCGCCCCGTTCTTGACGAACGTCGCGGTCAGCGGGTGGTTCGCGGAGACGGACGTGTCCACCGTGCCGAGCGCGGCCAGGCTGCGCAGCCAGTGGAACGTGTGCGCCTTGCTCTCCCCCTCCTCCGAGGTGAAGCCGCTGTTCGCCCGGAAGTTCGCCAGCGCGGTGTCCGGGCTGCCGAGCGCCTGGAACTCCCAGAGGATGTCCTGCCACACGGTCGGCGCACCGCCGTTGTTCCGGACCAGTTCCGCGTAGTTGGTGTTCACGTAGGACGGCTGGTATCCCAGGTAGAGGTGCCCACCGGTGATCGGCAGCATGTTGATGCCCTGGATCATCTCCGGCTCCGCGCTGAACCAGGTGGCGTACGCGCCGCCGCTGCCCCACACCATGCCGACCGTGCTGTGCCCGAACGCGGCCGGGAAGTTCGTGTCCGACGAGTCGAACCAATACTCCTGGATCGCGGCCGCCTGTGTGGTGTAGAGGAACACGCCCGCGTCCCGGACCGCGGTGTTGCCGGTCACCTGGCCCCACTGGATCAGCGCGCTGGCGAAGTTCATGCCCTCGGAGCTGGACTCCTGGTTGTTGCCGGAACCGAACGAGCCGTGCCCGGACGCCCAGTCGTGACCCGCGTAGATGTCGAAATCGCGCAAGTACGGGAAGCGCGTGTCGTTCCGGTCGTAGTTGTTCGCGTCCCGGATCAGCAGGTCGATCATGCCGCCGTACTGCCCGGTGGACGCCCAGGCCGGCTCGAAGCGGGCGAGCGTGGCCGCGGCCGCGACGTAGTAGCCGTAGTGGAAGTGGTGGTCGTTGAGCTCCTGGTCGGAGCCGTACGACGCGGGGTAGCCGATCAGCGTGCCCCAGTTCGCGTTGTAGTAGAAGAGCGACTGCGATTCGCCGGACGACGCGGTCAGCCAGTTCGTCAGCCGAGACTTGATCGCGGCGAGCGCGCTGTTCCGCACGGCCGTGTTGCCCACCTGGTCCGCGATCTCCGCGATCCGGGCCGCGCGGCCGAGGCCCTTGCCGGTCCAGTACGTGTCCGGCCCCCGGTTGTCCTCCGGGTTCGCCTGCGTCGCGTTCAGGTAGCCGGTCAGCGTGGTCAGGTCCGCGCCGGAGTTCGCGACGCCGGGAATCTCCGGCAGCACGCCGCGGAACGTCATCGCGGTCCGGAAGCTCGCCGCACCCGTGATCACCTTCATCGCGCCGCGTGCGGAGACGTAGGTGTCCGTGATCGGCGCCGACCCGCTCAGGTACTTCCACTGGTGCGGGTAGAGCGCGACCACGGTTCCGCTCGCGCTGCCCTCCCGCGCCGTGGTGGTGAACGCGTACGTGGTGCTCAGCGCGTTGTTGCCGGCCGGGCTGTAGGTGTACGAGATCCGGGTGCCGGTCACGTGCGCGTGCGCGTACGTGCCGTAGCTGTTCGCCAGCGCCTGCTTCGCCGCGGTGGACGTGGACGACGTGGTCGGCAGCACCGCCACCGAGAAGTAGCCGCGGCCGGCCAGCGACGACGTGATCGACGTGCCGTTCACCGCCCAGGTCGCGCCGGACGGCGCGTACCCCACGTAGTCGCTGCCACCGGCCGTGAAGCCGAGGACGCCGCCGCTGTTCGACCAGACGCTCGGGGTGCCCGCGGTGGTCAGCTGTGCGTTGCCGCCGGTGACCTGGAAGTACGCGAACGGCAGCCCGTGCCCGATGGTGGCCTTGAGCGTGCGCGCGCCGTCGCTCCAGTACGGAGTGACGGTCCAGTCGCTCCAGCCGTCCACCTTGACGTCCGGCGAGTTGAGCCCGGTCACGCCGACCTGCAGGTCCTGCTGGTAGTGGTAGTGGTATTCGCCCACGCCGGTCGCGGTGCCGCTGATCGACGGCGTGGTGGTGTAGGACAGGCCGAGCCCGCCGGCGAACGTGTCGAACGAGAGCGGGTGCGCGTGCAGCGGCTCGCTGTAGGCGCAGTCGGTGCGCTTGAACAGCAGCGACGACCACCAGTCGTTGGTGGGCACGGCACCGGACGGCGCGTTGCCGGTCACGTACTGCCGGGGGTTGGTGGTGAGCGCGCCGCAGCCGCTGGGCAGCGCCGCACCGGCCGGTGGCGTCTCGGCGTAGCTGCCGGCGCCGACCACCGCGGCGTCCGCGTTCGTCGTGACCACGAACGTGAGCAGGCCGGACATGAGCGCGAGGGCGGCACCGGCGGCGATCGACCGGCGGCGGGGTCTCTTCGGGACGGGCATGGGGCACCTCTTCCTGAGCGGGCGACCGGGGAGCGCCGGTGCCACGCTCTCTGAGAGCGCTTTCACAGGGTGCGCACAAGAGTGACGGTCATCGCTGCCCATGTCAAGAGAGCGCTCTCAATGTTGTGCATCGCCAGACTTCGATATGGTGGACGCTGTCGAAAGGGGGCGCGCGTGCGCAGTCGTACCGTCGCGGGTCTTGCTCTGGCCCTCGTCCTGTCCGGATGTTCCGGCGAGCCGGACCCGGTCGCCACCGAGGACCCCGCCCGGCGGGCCGCGATGACCGCGCTCGCCCGCTCCGACGACCACCTGCAGACCGAGAGCTTCACGGTCGAGGTCACGTCCGGCGACGCGATGCGCACCACGAGCCGGATGGACGTGCCGAACCGGCGCGCCGAGTCCGCGCTGCGCCAGGCGACCGGCGAGGAGCAGTCCATGACGGTACGCACGCGGCTGCTCGGCGACGCGGTCTTCATGCAGATCGACGGCGTGCCGATCCCGGGCGTGGACGCCCGCTGGATGCGCATCGACCCGGCGCGGATCCCACCCGGCCAGGAGGTCAGCTTCGCGCCCGGCCGCAACGACGCGGGCGGCGCCGACCGGGTGCTCGCCGCGATCACGGACGCGAGCCGGCTGCCGGACGGCCGCTACCGGGGCACACTCGACCTCGCCCAGGTGGGCACCGGCACCGGCCTGTCGTTCAGCACGTCCGACATCTCCGGCCTCGGGGACGCGGCCCGCGCGGTCCCGTTCCTGGCCACGCTGGACGAACGCGGCCGCCTGACCCACCTGCAGATAGACCTTCCCGCGATAACCGCCGGCAAGGCACCCATGGTGGAGACCCGCTACTCCGCGTTCGGCGAGCCGTTCACGGTGCAGGCCCCACCCGCGGACGAGGTGGTCACCCCGCCCGACTCGGTCTATCAGCACTTCGGGCGATAGCCGGTCACTCACCCGGGCGACCGGCTTGAACGGCGCCGGACCGCGCTCGAACACTGGACGTGAGTGAACCGGTGAGGGCGTGAGTGAGGGGTGCGGTCATGGAATATGACGTGCCGGGCTGGCTGGGCTGGGTGATCGCGGGCGTGGGGGTGCTGGTGCTGACGGCGAGCGCGATATTGCTGGCGTGAGAAGCTGCAGCAGGCGGTGACGTTCGCCCGCGAGCAGGCGAACACGTTCGAGGTCACCGACGGGAAGGCCGGGGAGGCCGTCTTCGGCTATCTGTTCGCGCGATAACTCGAGGACTCCCCGCTGTGGAGCGGCGGGGTGGGGTGCCCGATGCGGCGCCCGGACAAGCTGAGACCGAACGGATCAGACTGAACGCTCGATGGTGACAGTGAAGGCTCGAGTCCTTCCCCCGCGACCACACCGCGGGGTAGCCCAACCGGCAGAGGCAGCTTTCGGCGACTCAAGGTCAGACTCTCGCTCCAGGCTCAGCATTCGCCACCGATCGCCAGATCGAACGGTCGCGGAGTGACGCCACGTGATACCGGTTCGAGCCCGGTTCGCGCCTCCAACACGGCGCGGTAGCTCAATGGCAGAGCGCGACGGCTTTAGCCTCATCCGCGGTCTTGAACGCCACTGGCGTGCGCAATTGGGTGGTCGACGTGGGGCCCCGGGTAGGGTAACCCGGGGCCCCGCCATCTCTACAGCTGTCCGGCCGTGAAGCCGATCGCGTCGTCCCGGAAGCCGGCGTAGTTGATGTGCGCGGCCAGGCTGGTGCCCGACTGGCAGAACCGGTCGTTGCGGTTGCAGTACGACTGGATCCGGTCGGCGAACCCGTCCAGTGCACCGGCGCCGCGCGGGAACACGCCCTGCCGGGTGCCGTCCGTGACGTTGAAGTCCTCGCCGCGGGTGAATGTGGGGTCCCCGAAGAGCAGCACGGACGCGACGTTGCCGGCCAGGTCGCCGTCGAGCCGGGCCAGCGTGTCGCCGACCACGTCCGCGCCCTGGGAGTAGCCCATCAGCACGAATCGCGTCTCCGGGCACTCGGCCACGGTGTCCGCGATGTCCTCCTGGAGCTGCGTCACACCGGCCCGGACGCTGGCCGCGTAGTTGAAGTTCGCCGGGTAGTCCAGCGCGGTGGTGCGTACCGTCTGTGGCAGCTCCCGGGTCATCTGCTGCGCCAGCGGCGTCAGCACGACGCCGAGTCCGGGCCGTTCCGTGGTGCCGCGGGCGCCGATGATCTCGATGTCGGCGCAGTCGTTCGCCGGTGCGGTGGCGGCGAACGCCATCGGCGCCGCGATCACGCCGCCGCCGACGGCCAGCGCGCCCGCGAGGACCACGGCCAGCTTCTTGCCCTTCATTGCGATCTCCCATCCACCGGAAGTTATGTGAGCGCCGGTGCACAAAGATTCACGCAGCGGAGCCGGGACGCGGTTCACACCGAACGGGTGATACTGCGGTTTTCCGCAGGTCGACTGGGCGGTCCACCCCATTCTGCGCGGGCTGTCGGATACCTACGGTTAGTCACCATGGCCATAACCAACGAACCGCCGATGGACGGAATCGCCGGCTGGGCGGTCTCGATCATGGAGACGCTCGGTGCACCCGGTGCCGGCCTCCTCATCGCGCTGGAGAACCTCTTCCCGCCGCTCCCGAGCGAGGTGATCCTGCCGCTCGCCGGGTTCGCCGCGTCGCGCGGCGACCTCAGTCTCGCCTCGGCGCTGTTCTGGACCACCGCCGGTTCCGTGATCGGCGCCGTGATCCTCTACTGGATCGGCGCGGCGATCGGGCGGGACCGGCTCCGGGCCGTCGCCGACCGGCTCCCGTTGATCAAGCTCTCGGACATCGACCGGACCGAGGCGTGGTTCGCCAAGCACGGCGGCAAGGCGGTCTTCTTCGGCCGCATGATCCCGATCTTCCGCAGCCTGATCTCGGTGCCGGCCGGCGTACAGCGGATGAGCTTCGGCCTGTTCCTGCTCTACACCACGCTCGGCAGCGCGATCTGGAACACCGTGTTCGTGGTCGCCGGTTACGTGCTGGGCGAGAACTGGCAGGTCGTCGAGGAGACCGTCGGCGTCTACTCCAAGGGCGTGCTCGCGGTGTGCGCGGTCGTCGCGGTGGTGTTCGTGCTCTACCGCATCCGTAAGCACTACTCGACCCGGACCCCTACTCGCCCAGGTATCTGAGGACGGCCAGGACGCGGCGGCTGTACCCCTCCGCGTCCGCCAGGCCGAGCTTGTCGAAGATCGACCGGACGTGCTTCTCCACCGCGCTCTGCGACACGTGCAGGCGCGTCGCGATGGACGCGTTGTTGTGCCCCTGCGCCATCGCGTCCAGCACGTCCCTCTCCCGGCCGGTCAGCCGGGTCAGCGGGTCCGCGTGCGTGGTCCGGCGCAGCAGCTGCCGGACCACCTCCGGGTCGAACGCGGTGCCGCCCGCACCCACCCGGGCCAGCGCCTCCAGGAACTCCCCCACGTCCGCCACCCGGTCCTTGAGCAGGTAGCCGACCCGGGTGCCGTGGCCGGTGAGCAGGTCCACGGCGTAGCGCTGCTCGACGTACTGGGACAGCATCAGCACGCCGATCGACGGCCAGCGCCGGCGGATCTCCACGGCCGCGCGCAGCCCTTCGTCCGAGTGCGTCGGTGGCATGCGGACGTCCGCCACCACCAGGTCCGGCAGGTGCCGGGAGACGGACTCCACCAGCGCGGCGCCGTCGCCGACCGCGTCCACCACGGTGTAGCCCTCGTCCACCAGCAGCCGGCGCAGGCCGTCCCGGAGCAGCGCGGAGTCCTCCGCCACGATCACCCGCACGGGAGCACCACCCGCAC
This genomic interval carries:
- a CDS encoding response regulator; protein product: MRVIVAEDSALLRDGLRRLLVDEGYTVVDAVGDGAALVESVSRHLPDLVVADVRMPPTHSDEGLRAAVEIRRRWPSIGVLMLSQYVEQRYAVDLLTGHGTRVGYLLKDRVADVGEFLEALARVGAGGTAFDPEVVRQLLRRTTHADPLTRLTGRERDVLDAMAQGHNNASIATRLHVSQSAVEKHVRSIFDKLGLADAEGYSRRVLAVLRYLGE
- a CDS encoding LacI family DNA-binding transcriptional regulator; the protein is MTAARERPTLEAVARRAGVSRATVSRVVNGSTTVAEDIQEKVRIAVREMGYVPNQAARSLVTQRTDSIALILPEMPNRVFSDDQFFPGIIRGVSQELEAADRQLVLMLAGSTAGHSRVERYAMAGHVDGVMFASMHGADPLPAALSALGIPVVCSGRPMQNHGGVPYVDVDHIAGVSSAMRHLLAGGRRRIATIAGPQDMIAGVDRLTAYRDAVEADGQLPRIAYGDFTRESGAAAMRTLLDADPDLDAVFIASDLMAHGALRTLRASGRRVPDDVAVVGFDDIEIAQFTDPPLTTVRQPIVDLGRQLARQMLIILAGEPVSPAVLLPTELIVRESA
- a CDS encoding cutinase family protein — its product is MKGKKLAVVLAGALAVGGGVIAAPMAFAATAPANDCADIEIIGARGTTERPGLGVVLTPLAQQMTRELPQTVRTTALDYPANFNYAASVRAGVTQLQEDIADTVAECPETRFVLMGYSQGADVVGDTLARLDGDLAGNVASVLLFGDPTFTRGEDFNVTDGTRQGVFPRGAGALDGFADRIQSYCNRNDRFCQSGTSLAAHINYAGFRDDAIGFTAGQL
- a CDS encoding DedA family protein, with translation MDGIAGWAVSIMETLGAPGAGLLIALENLFPPLPSEVILPLAGFAASRGDLSLASALFWTTAGSVIGAVILYWIGAAIGRDRLRAVADRLPLIKLSDIDRTEAWFAKHGGKAVFFGRMIPIFRSLISVPAGVQRMSFGLFLLYTTLGSAIWNTVFVVAGYVLGENWQVVEETVGVYSKGVLAVCAVVAVVFVLYRIRKHYSTRTPTRPGI
- a CDS encoding glycosyl hydrolase gives rise to the protein MPVPKRPRRRSIAAGAALALMSGLLTFVVTTNADAAVVGAGSYAETPPAGAALPSGCGALTTNPRQYVTGNAPSGAVPTNDWWSSLLFKRTDCAYSEPLHAHPLSFDTFAGGLGLSYTTTPSISGTATGVGEYHYHYQQDLQVGVTGLNSPDVKVDGWSDWTVTPYWSDGARTLKATIGHGLPFAYFQVTGGNAQLTTAGTPSVWSNSGGVLGFTAGGSDYVGYAPSGATWAVNGTSITSSLAGRGYFSVAVLPTTSSTSTAAKQALANSYGTYAHAHVTGTRISYTYSPAGNNALSTTYAFTTTAREGSASGTVVALYPHQWKYLSGSAPITDTYVSARGAMKVITGAASFRTAMTFRGVLPEIPGVANSGADLTTLTGYLNATQANPEDNRGPDTYWTGKGLGRAARIAEIADQVGNTAVRNSALAAIKSRLTNWLTASSGESQSLFYYNANWGTLIGYPASYGSDQELNDHHFHYGYYVAAAATLARFEPAWASTGQYGGMIDLLIRDANNYDRNDTRFPYLRDFDIYAGHDWASGHGSFGSGNNQESSSEGMNFASALIQWGQVTGNTAVRDAGVFLYTTQAAAIQEYWFDSSDTNFPAAFGHSTVGMVWGSGGAYATWFSAEPEMIQGINMLPITGGHLYLGYQPSYVNTNYAELVRNNGGAPTVWQDILWEFQALGSPDTALANFRANSGFTSEEGESKAHTFHWLRSLAALGTVDTSVSANHPLTATFVKNGARTYVASNINSSPVTVTFSTGTTITVPAGKTVTTGAWSWTGGSGGGGTPQPTTGGPTTPPPTTPPPTGAANRYLMAGGGLSGTAAGAGTVSIGSAGGGNHDGTPRNPVTFTATGVTNTYTGGSTAFDLFLDAGTNVGNGTQLRVSYDLTGDGSFDRVETYRYFATDPVGGYEHYTQAAGLASSTGTLGNLRNGTIRVEVWSAIGNGPTTLGVGNQSIIRLPLS
- a CDS encoding DUF7873 family protein, coding for MQQAVTFAREQANTFEVTDGKAGEAVFGYLFAR